From one Eptesicus fuscus isolate TK198812 chromosome 21, DD_ASM_mEF_20220401, whole genome shotgun sequence genomic stretch:
- the LOC103303854 gene encoding zinc finger protein 883-like yields the protein MPPTSSPRTELPQRHPIGPPASGPAPLSPAAQAAAPRADMNFEDVAIVFSQEEWGLLDEAQRLLYCDVMLEAFALVSSAGCWHKTDDAEACSEESQVSASKKAPATQRTHLCGRCFSVFKGILHLTESQAADFEQKAFFSDTCVRDFCFSANPPHQQREASGEKPWKGAVDRASFVTNFSFSLSGLPSTSREVGEDFPAISELLQHQAPLTTEEPHCGSEISLEFLSGNSHYDWDEGEKAASHNQQVVQHQDVSSEEVNYVCSKCGNVFRGIFNLMQHKRVHTGEQPYEYGDCEKSFSQRSNLTKHDRVLTGEESYECSEHAKSFRQTSTVIEHQRVHAGEKTYECTVCGKAFRKRSHLIKHLRIHTGEKPYECADCGKFFRENSTLIQHQRVHTGEKPYECTLCGKSFIQRSILTKHHRVHTGEKPYECTDCGKSFKQISALSVHQRVHTGEKPYECSDCGKFFTVSSALHTHHRVHTGEKPYECSDCGKSFRQISHLREHQRVHTGEKPYECSDCGKFFTESTALNKHHRVHTGEKPHECSDCGKSFRRISILTEHQRVHTGEKPYVCSDCGKSFRQSSTLTRHRRVHTGEKPYVCGACGKSFRYSSHLLYHKRVHTL from the exons atgccccccacctcctctccgcGGACAGAGCTCCCTCAGCGTCACCCCATCGGCCCTCCCGCCTCGGGGCCGGCGCCGCTcagccccgcagcccaggccgcAGCGCCCAGAGCA gatatgaactttgaggacgtggccattgtcttctctcaggaggagtgggggctccttgatgaggctcagagacttctgtactgCGATGTGATGCTGGAAGCGTTTGCACTTGTCTCATCTGCAG gttgttggcataaaACGGATGATGCGGAGGCCTGTTCTGAGGAGTCACAGGTCAGTGCTTCTAAGAAAGCTCCAGCAACCCAGAGGACCCATCTCTGCGGGAGGTGTTTCTCTGTGTTCAAAGGTATTCTGCACCTGACTGAGTCACAGGCAGCAGACTTTGAGCAGAAAGCCTTCTTCAGTGACACATGTGTGAGAGACTTCtgtttcagtgcaaaccctcCTCATcaacagagggaagccagtggagagaagccctggAAAGGAGCTGTGGACAGGGCCTCGTTTGTGACCAACTTCAGCTTCTCCTTATCAGGGCTGCCTTCAACCAGTAGGGAGGTTGGGGAAGACTTCCCAGCCATCTCAgagcttctccagcaccaggcccctCTCACCACTGAGGAGCCACACTGTGGCAGTGAGATTTCGCTGGAATTTCTCAGTGGAAATAGTCATTATGATTGGGATGAAGGTGAAAAAGCTGCCAGCCACAACCAGCAAGTTGTTCAGCATCAAGATGTCAGCTCTGAAGAAGTGAATTATGTGTGTAGCAAATGTGGGAATGTTTTTAGAGGAATTTTTAACCTTATGCAAcataagagagttcacactggagaacaGCCCTATGAGTATGGTGATTGTgagaagtccttcagtcagagaTCTAACCTCACCAAACATGACAGAGTTCTCACTGGAGAAGAGTCTTACGAGTGTAGTGAACATGCGAAGTCATTCAGGCAAACGTCTACCGTCATTGAACATCAGAGGGTTCACGCTGGAGAAAAAACCTATGAGTGTACTGTTTGTGGGAAGGCCTTCCGAAAAAGATCTCACCTCATTAAACACCtcagaattcacactggagaaaagccctatGAGTGTGCTGATTGTGGGAAATTCTTCAGGGAAAACAGTACTCTCATccaacaccagagagttcacactggagaaaagccgtatGAATGTACTCTTTGTGGAAAGTCCTTCATACAAAGGTCTATCCTCACTAAACACCACCGAGTTCACAccggagaaaagccatatgagtgtaccgATTGTGGGAAGTCATTCAAGCAAATCTCAGCTCTCAGTGTGCATCAGAgggttcacactggagaaaagccttatgagtgtAGTGATTGTGGAAAGTTCTTCACTGTGAGCTCTGCTCTCCATacacaccacagagttcacaccgGAGAAAAGCCCTATGAGTGCAGTGATTGTGGCAAGTCGTTCAGGCAAATCTCCCATCTCAGAGagcaccagagagttcacactggagaaaagccatacgAGTGTAGCGATTGTGGGAAGTTCTTCACTGAAAGCACTGCTCTCAataaacaccacagagttcacaccgGGGAGAAGCCCCATGAgtgcagtgactgtgggaagtccttcaggcGAATCTCGATTCTCACAGagcaccagagagttcacacggGAGAAAAGCCATATGTGTGTAGTGATTGTGGCAAGTCCTTCAGACAAAGTTCTACCTTGACACGGCACcggagagttcatactggagaaaagccttacgTATGTGGTGCATGTGGGAAGTCCTTTAGGTACAGCAGTCACCTCCTTTaccacaagagagttcacactcTATAA
- the LOC129147599 gene encoding zinc finger protein 416-like, giving the protein MPPASSPRTEFPQRHPIGPPASGPAPLSPAAQAAAPRADMNFEDVAIAFSQEEWGLLDEAQRLLYCEVMLEVFALVSSVGCWHKTDEEEVCPEKTVSVQGESQVRACETAPASQRTHLCSGYYR; this is encoded by the exons AtgccccccgcctcctctccgcgGACAGAGTTCCCTCAGCGTCACCCCATCGGCCCTCCCGCCTCGGGGCCGGCGCCGCTcagccccgcagcccaggccgcAGCGCCCAGAGCA gatatgaactttgaggacgtggccatcgccttctcccaggaggagtggggactccttgatgaggctcagagacttctgtactgcgaggtgatgctggaagtgtttgcactgGTCTCATCtgtag gttgttggcataaaACGGATGAGGAGGAGGTCTGTCCTGAGAAGACCGTATCTGTACAAGGGGAGTCACAGGTCAGGGCTTGTGAGACAGCTCCAGCATCTCAGAGGACCCATCTGT